A part of Rattus norvegicus strain BN/NHsdMcwi chromosome 4, GRCr8, whole genome shotgun sequence genomic DNA contains:
- the Zfp800 gene encoding zinc finger protein 800 isoform X2 — MPLRDKYCQTDHHHHGCCEPVYILEPGDPPLLQQPVQTSKSGIQQIIECFRSGTKQLKHILLKDVDTIFECKLCRSLFRGLPNLITHKKFYCPPSLQMDDNLPDVNDKQSQAISDLLEAIYPRVDKREYIIKLEPIETNQNAVFQYISRTDNPAEVTESSSTPEQTEVQIQETSSEQPKAVPEADTEVEEAIEPPPVETVADEATAPTEEQPQESQADLETSDSSDLGHQLICCLCRKEFNSRRGVRRHIRKVHKKKMEELKKYIETRKTPNQSSKGRSKSALVSLSRSCPVCCKSFATKANVRRHFDEVHRGLRRDSITPDIATKPGQPLFLDSASPKKSFKTRKQKSSKAEYNLTACKCLLCKRKYSSQIMLKRHMQIVHKITLSGANSKREKGPNNTANSSEVKVKVEPGDSVESSPPSITHSPQNELKGTNHSNEKKNTPATQKNKVKQDSESPKSASPSAAGGQQKTRKPKLSAGFDFKQLYCKLCKRQFTSKQNLTKHIELHTDGNNIYVKFYKCPLCTYETRRKRDVIRHITVVHKKSSRYLGKITASLEIRAIKKPIDFVLNKVAKRGPSRDEAKHNDSKHDGTSNSPSKKYEVADVGIEVKVTKNFSLHRCNKCGKAFAKKTYLEHHKKTHKANATTSPEGNKTKGRSTRSKALV; from the exons TTTATATCCTGGAGCCTGGAGATCCTCCTTTGTTACAGCAACCAGTACAGACATCCAAATCCGGTATTCAGCAAATAATTGAGTGCTTTCGATCAG GAACCAAACAacttaaacatattttattaaaagatgTGGACACTATTTTTGAATGTAAATTATGCCGTAGTCTCTTTAGAGGATTACCAAATTTAATTACCCATAAAAAATTTTACTGCCCACCAAGTCTCCAAATGGATGACA ATCTTCCTGATGTAAATGATAAACAAAGCCAAGCCATAAGTGATCTCCTAGAAGCCATATATCCAAGAGTGGACAAGAGAGAATATATTATTAAGCTAGAACCCATAGAAACCAACCAAAATGCAGTGTTTCAATATATTTCAAGGACTGATAATCCTGCTGAAGTGACAGAGTCGAGCAGTACCCCTGAACAAACTGAAGTTCAAATACAGGAGACAAGCTCAGAACAGCCGAAAGCAGTGCCCGAGGCAGACACAGAGGTGGAGGAGGCCATAGAGCCTCCTCCTGTGGAGACTGTTGCCGATGAAGCCACAGCCCCCACCGAGGAGCAGCCTCAGGAATCACAGGCTGACCTGGAGACATCTGACAGCTCTGACCTTGGCCACCAGTTGATATGTTGTCTTTGTAGAAAAGAATTCAATTCTAGACGAGGTGTACGTCGTCATATTCGAAAAGTACACAAGAAAAAGATGGAGGAACTAAAAAAATACATCGAGACCCGGAAGACTCCAAACCAGTCTTCCAAAGGACGCAGTAAGAGTGCTCTAGTTTCATTAAGTAGGAGTTGTCCAGTTTGTTGTAAATCATTTGCTACAAAAGCGAATGTAAGGAGGCATTTTGATGAAGTTCACAGAGGACTGAGGAGGGATTCAATTACTCCTGATATAGCGACAAAGCCTGGGCAACCTTTGTTCCTGGATTCCGCTTCTCCTAAAAAATCTTTTAAGACTCGAAAACAAAAGTCTTCAAAGGCTGAATACAATTTAACTGCATGCAAATGCCTCCTTTGCAAGAGGAAATACAGTTCACAAATAATGCTTAAGAGACATATGCAAATTGTTCACAAGATAACTCTTTCTGGAGCAAACTCTAAAAGAGAGAAAGGCCCTAATAATACTGCCAACAGTTCAGAAGTAAAAGTTAAAGTCGAGCCAGGAGATTCTGTAGAGTCTTCGCCCCCTTCCATTACCCATTCTCCACAGAATGAACTAAAGGGAACAAATcattcaaatgaaaaaaagaacacaccggcaacacagaaaaataaagttaaacaGGACTCTGAAAGCCCTAAATCAGCTAGTCCTTCAGCTGCAGGTGGCCAGCAAAAAACCAGGAAACCAAAACTTTCAGCTGGCTTTGACTTTAAGCAACTTTACTGTAAACTCTGTAAACGCCAGTTTACTTCCAAGCAGAACTTGACTAAACACATTGAGTTGCACACAGATGGAAATAACATTTATGTCAAGTTCTATAAGTGTCCTCTCTGCACTTATGAAACTCGTCGGAAACGTGATGTGATAAGACATATAACTGTGGTTCATAAAAAGTCATCTCGTTACCTTGGGAAAATAACAGCCAGTTTAGAGATCAGAGCTATAAAAAAGCCAATTGATTTTGTTCTAAACAAAGTGGCGAAAAGAGGCCCTTCAAGGGATGAAGCAAAACATAATGATTCAAAACACGATGGCACTTCCAATTCTCCTAGTAAAAAGTATGAAGTAGCTGACGTCGGTATTGAAGTGAAAGTCACAAAAAACTTTTCTCTTCACAGATGCAATAAATGTGGAAAGGCATTTGCCAAAAAGACTTACCTTGAACATCATAAGAAAACTCATAAGGCAAATGCTACCACTTCACCtgaaggaaacaaaaccaaaggccGAAGTACAAGATCTAAGGCTCTTGTCTG A